In a genomic window of Occallatibacter riparius:
- the ilvD gene encoding dihydroxy-acid dehydratase produces MTVEGKRNSVPLTEGPSRAAARSYLRGAGFAKDDLHKPIIGIANTWTEIGTCNVHLREVADALKQGIREAGGTPMEFNTITISDGITMGTQGMKASLVSREVIADSIELVARGNLFDGLVGIGGCDKNMPGIIMALCRLDIPGMMLYGGSIAPGKIDGPDGKKIDITIQNVFEGIGSYAAGKIDDAGLEALEANACPGAGACGGQFTANTMAMSGELLGISPMHLSGVPATAKDKLEATREAGRMLMDAVRANRRPSQIITRKALENTIASVAASGGSTNAVLHLIAIAKEMGIELSVDDFDAISKRTPFICDLVPAGKYMASHFQEAGGSRLLAKRLIDAGHADGSTLTISGKTLAEEAGLAEETPGQVVIKTFEQPIKPTGGLVILKGNLAPEGCVMKIAAADRVEHRGPARVFECEDDCFAAVQGDKIKPGDVLVIRYEGPKGGPGMREMLQVTAAVSGHPDLSHTVALLTDGRFSGATRGFTAGHVAPEAFVGGPIAAVREGDMIRFDIPNRTLTLEISDAEMAERLKGFAPPALRWPQGVFRKYVDRVNSASQGATT; encoded by the coding sequence ATGACTGTAGAAGGCAAGCGCAATAGTGTTCCGTTGACCGAGGGTCCCAGCCGTGCAGCCGCGCGTTCGTATCTGCGGGGTGCCGGCTTTGCGAAAGACGATCTGCATAAGCCGATTATCGGTATCGCCAACACCTGGACCGAGATCGGCACCTGCAATGTTCATCTGCGTGAAGTGGCCGATGCGCTGAAGCAGGGTATTCGAGAGGCGGGCGGCACGCCGATGGAATTCAACACCATCACGATCTCCGACGGGATCACGATGGGGACGCAGGGCATGAAGGCGTCTCTCGTGTCACGCGAGGTGATTGCCGACTCCATCGAGTTGGTAGCGCGTGGAAACCTGTTCGACGGCCTTGTGGGCATCGGCGGCTGCGATAAGAACATGCCGGGCATCATCATGGCGCTGTGCCGCCTGGATATTCCGGGGATGATGCTCTACGGTGGATCGATCGCGCCGGGCAAGATTGACGGCCCCGATGGCAAGAAGATCGACATTACGATTCAGAACGTGTTCGAGGGCATCGGCTCATACGCGGCGGGCAAGATTGACGACGCGGGGCTCGAGGCGCTCGAAGCCAATGCGTGTCCTGGCGCGGGAGCCTGCGGCGGCCAGTTTACGGCGAACACGATGGCAATGAGCGGCGAGTTGCTGGGGATCTCACCGATGCATTTGTCGGGCGTTCCCGCGACTGCGAAAGACAAGTTGGAAGCCACGCGGGAAGCTGGCCGCATGTTGATGGATGCAGTGCGGGCGAACCGCCGGCCCTCACAGATCATCACGCGTAAGGCGTTGGAGAACACGATTGCCAGCGTGGCAGCGAGCGGCGGGTCCACGAACGCTGTGCTGCACCTGATCGCCATTGCGAAGGAAATGGGGATTGAACTTTCGGTTGATGACTTCGACGCAATCTCGAAGCGTACGCCATTCATCTGTGACCTGGTTCCGGCGGGCAAGTACATGGCTTCGCACTTCCAGGAAGCGGGCGGATCGCGTCTGTTGGCGAAGCGACTGATTGACGCGGGTCACGCGGATGGATCAACGCTGACCATCAGCGGCAAGACGCTGGCGGAAGAGGCCGGGTTGGCGGAAGAGACGCCGGGACAGGTAGTCATCAAAACATTCGAGCAGCCGATCAAGCCTACGGGCGGACTCGTCATCCTTAAGGGCAACCTCGCGCCTGAAGGGTGCGTGATGAAGATCGCCGCGGCCGATCGCGTGGAGCATCGCGGGCCAGCGCGGGTGTTCGAGTGCGAAGACGACTGTTTCGCGGCGGTGCAAGGCGACAAGATCAAGCCCGGCGATGTGTTGGTGATCCGCTATGAAGGTCCCAAAGGCGGGCCGGGCATGCGCGAAATGCTGCAGGTCACGGCCGCAGTCAGCGGGCATCCGGACCTTAGCCACACAGTTGCGCTGCTGACGGACGGACGATTCTCCGGAGCGACGCGCGGATTCACAGCGGGGCACGTTGCTCCAGAAGCATTCGTTGGTGGACCGATTGCCGCGGTCCGCGAGGGCGACATGATTCGCTTCGATATTCCCAACCGCACGCTGACGCTGGAGATCAGCGATGCGGAGATGGCGGAACGGCTCAAAGGCTTTGCGCCACCGGCGCTGCGCTGGCCGCAGGGTGTATTCCGAAAATATGTGGACCGTGTGAACTCGGCTTCGCAGGGTGCGACGACGTAG
- the leuD gene encoding 3-isopropylmalate dehydratase small subunit has translation MQAFTTLTSLAAPLDRTNIDTDQIIPKQFLKRIERTGYGDFLFFDWRQTPEGEPVPEFVLNDPRFKGAQILIAGKNFGCGSSREHAAWALSDYGFRCVIAPTFADIFFSNAGKNGILLVKLSEEQVAELMYRAQTIPEYELNVSLEDQTVTDGEGFSASFEVDGFRRYCLLAGLDDIGLTLRHADALDKFEKQHDEASWLQPK, from the coding sequence ATGCAAGCATTCACAACTCTGACATCACTGGCGGCACCTCTCGATCGCACCAATATCGATACCGACCAGATCATCCCTAAGCAGTTCCTGAAGCGCATCGAGCGCACAGGCTATGGCGATTTCCTGTTCTTCGATTGGCGACAGACGCCGGAGGGCGAGCCGGTGCCCGAGTTCGTGCTCAATGATCCGCGCTTCAAGGGCGCGCAGATTCTGATCGCTGGCAAGAATTTCGGATGCGGGTCAAGCCGTGAGCACGCCGCGTGGGCGCTGAGCGACTATGGGTTTCGCTGCGTGATTGCACCGACGTTCGCGGACATCTTCTTCTCGAACGCGGGCAAAAACGGCATTTTGCTGGTGAAGTTGAGCGAAGAGCAAGTGGCCGAACTGATGTACAGAGCGCAGACAATCCCGGAATACGAGCTCAATGTCTCTCTTGAAGACCAGACCGTGACCGACGGAGAAGGCTTCTCGGCGAGCTTTGAGGTCGATGGGTTCCGACGGTATTGCCTGCTGGCAGGCCTGGACGATATCGGGCTGACGCTGCGGCATGCGGATGCGCTGGACAAGTTTGAGAAGCAGCATGATGAAGCGAGCTGGTTGCAGCCGAAGTAA
- the leuC gene encoding 3-isopropylmalate dehydratase large subunit, with the protein MGTPKTLFEKVWEQHVVAEPKGEPTLLYIDLQLVHEVTSPQAFEGLRLAGRKVRRPDRTVATVDHNVPTTIEGRLNIVDQIAATQIATLRKNCAEFGVELYDVDSREQGIVHVIGPEMGITKPGMTIVCGDSHTSTHGAFGALAFGIGTSEVEHVMATQTLPQGKPKTFRISVEGELPTGVTAKDIILAIIGKIGTDGATGSVIEYAGSAIRGLSMEGRMTICNMSIEAGARAGMIAPDETTFAYLKGRRFSPKGEAWDRAVAEWSKLPTDEGATFDRELTIDAATLVPYVSWGTSPGMVAPVTAAVPDPAKVENEADRKSFERALEYMALKAGTKFEDVAIDRVFIGSCTNGRIEDLRAAAKIAAGHKVSSHVHAMVVPGSQQVKAQAENEGLDRIFKEAGFDWREPGCSMCLGMNPDILSPGERCASTSNRNFEGRQGRGGRTHLVSPEMAAAAAIAGHFVDIRNWEVREEVTA; encoded by the coding sequence ATGGGTACTCCAAAGACACTATTTGAGAAGGTGTGGGAGCAGCACGTCGTAGCGGAGCCGAAAGGCGAGCCGACGCTGCTCTACATCGACCTGCAGCTCGTACACGAGGTCACTTCCCCACAGGCATTCGAAGGACTGCGGCTGGCGGGGCGCAAAGTGCGTCGGCCGGATCGTACGGTGGCCACCGTGGACCACAACGTGCCGACCACGATTGAAGGCCGGCTTAATATCGTCGACCAGATTGCGGCCACGCAGATTGCTACGCTGCGCAAGAACTGCGCGGAGTTCGGCGTGGAGCTGTACGACGTGGATTCGCGCGAGCAAGGCATCGTGCACGTGATCGGGCCGGAGATGGGAATCACCAAGCCGGGTATGACGATTGTGTGCGGAGACTCGCATACCTCGACTCATGGCGCGTTCGGCGCGTTGGCGTTCGGCATCGGCACCAGCGAAGTGGAGCATGTAATGGCGACGCAGACGCTCCCGCAGGGTAAGCCCAAGACGTTCCGGATCTCGGTTGAAGGCGAGTTGCCTACGGGCGTGACGGCGAAAGACATCATCCTGGCGATCATCGGGAAGATCGGCACAGACGGCGCAACGGGCAGCGTGATCGAGTATGCGGGTTCGGCGATTCGCGGCCTAAGCATGGAAGGCCGGATGACGATCTGCAATATGAGCATCGAGGCCGGCGCGCGCGCGGGCATGATTGCTCCCGATGAAACGACCTTTGCATATCTGAAGGGCCGACGCTTCTCGCCGAAGGGTGAGGCATGGGATCGCGCGGTTGCGGAATGGAGCAAACTGCCTACAGATGAAGGCGCAACGTTCGATCGCGAACTGACGATCGATGCTGCCACCCTGGTTCCGTATGTGAGCTGGGGAACGAGCCCAGGCATGGTTGCTCCGGTGACCGCCGCGGTGCCCGATCCGGCGAAGGTCGAGAACGAGGCGGACCGCAAGTCTTTTGAGCGGGCGCTCGAGTATATGGCGCTGAAGGCGGGAACGAAGTTTGAAGATGTCGCCATCGATCGCGTGTTCATCGGCTCGTGCACAAACGGGCGGATTGAGGATCTGCGCGCGGCGGCCAAGATCGCTGCAGGCCACAAGGTGTCTTCGCATGTACATGCGATGGTGGTGCCGGGTTCGCAGCAGGTGAAGGCGCAGGCTGAGAACGAAGGCCTGGACAGGATCTTCAAGGAAGCCGGCTTCGATTGGCGCGAACCTGGATGCTCCATGTGTCTAGGAATGAATCCCGACATTCTCTCCCCAGGCGAGCGTTGCGCTTCTACGTCGAACAGGAACTTCGAAGGGCGTCAGGGACGTGGGGGCCGCACGCACCTGGTGTCGCCAGAGATGGCGGCAGCTGCGGCGATTGCCGGGCACTTTGTCGATATCCGCAACTGGGAAGTTCGCGAGGAGGTAACTGCCTAA
- the leuB gene encoding 3-isopropylmalate dehydrogenase — MKLKILVVAGDGIGPEVTNEAVAVLQDVAALGGHEFTFTERRIGGVAIVQDGTPLPADTLNEALASDAVLLGAVGGNEFNSLPPDKRPEAGLLQLRAALGGFANLRPAFAFKELAVNSPLRPEIVDGADIMFVRELLGGLYFGQPRAWDRDKGESWNTMRYTRDEVARVARIAFKLAQGRRKKLTSVDKANVLEVSQLWRATVNEVAAEFPDVTLEHQYVDAMAMHLMNQPRNYDVVLTENLFGDILSDESAVITGSLGMLPSATIGGKVDLYEPVHGSAPDIAGKGLANPLGAILTGAMILRLTAGLEAEAMAVRTAVRTVLENGGRTADLMRGTNPQGYNLLSTTAMGAQVRDTLKQILAKRDTLV; from the coding sequence ATGAAGCTGAAGATCCTGGTAGTGGCCGGCGATGGCATCGGCCCCGAAGTAACCAACGAAGCGGTTGCGGTTCTGCAGGATGTGGCCGCGCTGGGCGGACACGAATTCACGTTTACTGAGCGCCGCATCGGCGGCGTGGCGATTGTGCAGGATGGTACTCCGCTGCCTGCGGACACGCTGAATGAAGCGCTCGCGAGCGACGCGGTTCTGCTGGGCGCGGTGGGCGGCAATGAGTTCAATTCCCTTCCCCCGGACAAGCGCCCTGAAGCGGGCCTGCTGCAGCTTCGCGCTGCGCTAGGCGGATTTGCCAACCTGCGGCCTGCATTTGCATTCAAGGAACTCGCAGTCAATAGCCCGTTGCGGCCCGAGATCGTGGACGGCGCGGACATCATGTTCGTCCGCGAACTGCTCGGTGGACTCTACTTCGGCCAGCCGCGCGCGTGGGATCGCGACAAGGGCGAGAGCTGGAACACAATGCGTTACACACGGGATGAAGTGGCGCGTGTGGCGAGGATCGCATTCAAGCTGGCCCAGGGGCGCCGCAAGAAGCTGACCAGCGTAGACAAGGCAAACGTTCTAGAGGTCTCGCAACTGTGGCGCGCTACGGTGAACGAAGTAGCGGCGGAGTTTCCCGATGTGACGCTGGAGCACCAGTATGTGGATGCGATGGCGATGCACCTGATGAACCAGCCGCGCAACTATGATGTGGTGCTTACGGAGAATCTGTTCGGCGACATTTTGTCGGACGAGTCGGCTGTGATTACGGGTTCGCTCGGGATGTTGCCTTCGGCGACGATTGGCGGCAAAGTCGACCTGTATGAGCCGGTGCATGGTTCGGCGCCAGACATTGCGGGCAAGGGATTGGCGAATCCGCTGGGCGCGATCCTCACGGGTGCGATGATCTTGCGGCTAACGGCCGGCCTGGAAGCCGAGGCGATGGCGGTGCGGACCGCGGTACGCACTGTGCTCGAGAACGGCGGGCGGACTGCCGATCTGATGCGCGGCACGAATCCGCAGGGTTACAACCTGCTTTCGACCACCGCGATGGGTGCGCAGGTGCGCGATACGTTGAAGCAGATTCTGGCCAAGCGCGACACGCTGGTTTAA
- a CDS encoding 2-isopropylmalate synthase: MTTKHVAFFDTTLRDGEQSPGCSMTTQEKLTMAHALEDLGVDIIEAGFAMASEGDFAAIATITQAVRRPKIASLARAKQEDIEMAARAVQFADRPRIHVFLASSDLHLEYKLKISRQEALDRTAESVRLARSLVDDVEFSPEDATRSDRDFLVEMVRVAVEAGATTINMPDTVGYTTPAEYGKMFRDVRERIPAVDAQGVILSSHCHDDLGLAAANSLAAIEAGARQVECTINGIGERAGNAALEEIAAALYVRADYYNVETGIKLDQLYPTSQVLGNIITFKPSPNKAIVGANAFAHESGIHQHGMLANPLCYEIMTPSLVGVPKTNLVLGKHSGRAALRHRLEELGFSLDRDELQHTYYRFVALADRKKNVYDQDLIGILPDEIRARRHVPVHEEVN, encoded by the coding sequence ATGACAACAAAACACGTAGCGTTCTTCGACACGACTCTGCGGGACGGCGAGCAGTCACCCGGCTGCAGCATGACGACGCAGGAAAAGCTGACGATGGCCCATGCGCTCGAGGATCTGGGCGTGGACATCATCGAAGCCGGGTTTGCAATGGCATCTGAAGGCGATTTTGCGGCGATCGCCACGATCACCCAGGCGGTTCGGCGGCCGAAGATCGCCTCTCTGGCGCGAGCAAAGCAGGAAGACATCGAGATGGCCGCGCGGGCGGTTCAGTTTGCCGACCGGCCCCGGATTCACGTATTCCTGGCTTCGAGCGATCTGCATCTGGAGTACAAGCTGAAGATCAGCCGGCAGGAGGCACTGGACCGTACGGCGGAGTCGGTTCGCCTGGCGCGGTCGCTTGTAGATGACGTGGAATTTTCACCAGAGGATGCGACGCGCTCGGATCGCGATTTCCTGGTGGAGATGGTGCGCGTTGCGGTAGAAGCCGGCGCAACCACCATTAATATGCCTGACACTGTGGGCTACACGACGCCGGCGGAGTACGGGAAGATGTTTCGCGATGTGCGCGAGAGGATTCCGGCGGTCGATGCACAAGGCGTGATTCTGTCGTCGCATTGCCACGATGATCTTGGGCTAGCGGCTGCAAACTCGTTGGCGGCGATCGAGGCCGGCGCGCGTCAGGTAGAGTGCACGATCAACGGCATTGGCGAGCGCGCAGGCAACGCGGCTCTGGAAGAGATTGCCGCCGCACTCTATGTCCGCGCTGATTATTACAACGTGGAAACGGGAATCAAGCTGGACCAGCTTTATCCGACCAGCCAGGTGCTGGGCAACATCATCACTTTCAAGCCCTCCCCCAACAAGGCGATCGTCGGCGCGAATGCATTTGCGCACGAGTCGGGCATTCATCAACATGGAATGCTGGCGAATCCGCTGTGCTACGAGATCATGACGCCGAGCCTGGTAGGAGTGCCGAAAACCAACCTTGTTTTGGGCAAGCACTCGGGACGCGCCGCGCTCCGGCATCGCTTGGAAGAGTTGGGGTTCTCGCTAGATCGTGACGAGTTGCAGCACACGTACTACCGTTTTGTGGCGCTTGCAGACCGCAAGAAGAATGTGTACGACCAGGATCTGATCGGCATCCTGCCGGATGAGATCCGCGCGCGGCGACATGTGCCGGTGCACGAAGAAGTCAACTGA
- a CDS encoding LysR family transcriptional regulator, with protein MELNQLETFLAVAEERSFSRAASRLHRTQPAVSQVIRKLEESLGEVLFDRAARDGSLTAAGTLLHDYALRLMALRREATSALGELKSLERGRLHMAANEYTCTYLLPAIDEFRREYPQVTVTVQRMLASHIPDELNLRTFEMGVISFRPDPEQFRTIAVYGDSLALIVSPQHHLAGAGRVSIADLGNESFIAHNVASPLRRKVIEAFQRYRTPLNMDIELPTIEAIKRFVSMGNGVALIPHLTVARELETGELVAVAVAELEMKRVLRLVHRRHGTLSYAATAFLRTVRALARRTGPPFYYHVEKSA; from the coding sequence ATGGAACTCAATCAGCTAGAGACATTTCTTGCAGTTGCGGAAGAACGCAGCTTTTCACGCGCCGCAAGTCGCCTGCATCGTACGCAGCCCGCGGTGAGCCAGGTCATCCGCAAGCTCGAGGAATCCCTCGGAGAAGTCCTCTTTGATCGAGCCGCCCGGGACGGATCGCTTACTGCGGCCGGCACGCTTCTGCACGATTACGCGCTTCGTCTGATGGCTCTCCGCCGCGAAGCTACGAGTGCTCTGGGCGAACTCAAGAGCCTCGAACGTGGCCGCCTGCACATGGCTGCCAATGAGTACACCTGCACTTACCTTCTCCCTGCCATCGACGAGTTCCGCCGCGAGTATCCGCAGGTCACGGTAACGGTACAGCGAATGCTGGCCTCCCATATCCCTGATGAACTCAACCTCAGGACATTCGAAATGGGGGTAATTTCCTTTCGCCCCGATCCCGAACAGTTCCGCACGATTGCCGTGTACGGCGACAGCCTGGCCCTCATCGTCAGCCCGCAACACCATCTCGCCGGTGCCGGGCGCGTTTCTATCGCCGACCTCGGCAACGAAAGCTTCATCGCGCACAATGTGGCCTCCCCACTCCGCCGCAAGGTCATCGAAGCGTTCCAGCGCTATCGCACTCCGCTCAATATGGATATTGAGCTGCCGACTATCGAGGCGATCAAACGATTCGTCTCCATGGGCAATGGTGTTGCCCTGATCCCGCATCTCACGGTGGCCCGCGAGCTCGAAACCGGAGAACTGGTCGCCGTCGCCGTTGCGGAGCTCGAGATGAAGCGCGTTCTTCGCCTCGTTCACCGCCGCCACGGAACTCTCTCGTACGCCGCGACTGCATTCCTGCGTACCGTGCGTGCGCTGGCCCGGCGCACGGGACCGCCCTTCTATTACCATGTGGAAAAGTCGGCCTGA
- a CDS encoding outer membrane protein, translated as MKKIVLVLFLLAVCVATGRSQESRQDVSLSGFALIPPFVASSTNVQVHSNAAYGALVSYRFMLTPNSALEANYGITYQNTYRYVVGNTNVTKILTRTQEMSGAYVRSFTFRKWNPFVEAGPAGMIFLPIRNSGTTSIDAKQQTNLAGMYGAGIAYEISPSFDIRAEYRGIVTKVPNFGLGSGNTTQNLTTNKWFNLYEPVVGVAYHF; from the coding sequence ATGAAGAAGATCGTACTCGTACTATTCCTGCTGGCGGTGTGTGTGGCCACAGGCAGAAGCCAGGAAAGCCGCCAGGATGTCAGCCTCAGCGGCTTCGCGTTGATCCCGCCGTTTGTGGCCTCCTCCACAAACGTCCAGGTTCACTCCAACGCCGCTTACGGGGCCTTGGTCAGCTACCGTTTCATGCTCACTCCTAATAGCGCACTAGAAGCCAACTACGGCATCACGTACCAAAACACCTATCGCTACGTAGTTGGCAACACGAACGTCACCAAGATCCTGACGCGCACGCAGGAAATGTCCGGCGCATACGTCCGTAGCTTCACCTTCCGCAAGTGGAACCCGTTCGTTGAAGCCGGGCCGGCAGGCATGATTTTCCTTCCCATCCGCAACTCGGGAACCACCTCGATCGATGCCAAGCAGCAGACCAACCTCGCCGGCATGTACGGCGCCGGTATCGCATACGAGATCAGCCCTAGCTTCGATATTCGTGCAGAATATCGCGGCATTGTTACAAAGGTGCCGAACTTCGGACTAGGCAGCGGAAACACGACCCAAAACCTCACCACCAATAAGTGGTTCAACCTGTACGAGCCGGTGGTTGGTGTCGCGTATCACTTCTAG
- a CDS encoding HEAT repeat domain-containing protein — MAHRVFDEQMEALEALSGRTLDPDNVLFIKKSLSARSNFLVAKAARLAEDNCLAVLVPELIAAFQRFFVNPEKSDPQCWAKNALSRALPKLECRDKSLFLLGLHHHQMEPVWGGRSDTAGTLRANCAHALVACEGIANDELLLLLIDLLADPDKSVRSEAIRAIAQIGELAVPVLRLRALIPGEDPEVLSVCFRALLDLERTAGIPFVSRFLESGDDTAAEAAFALAETHTQGALDALLNIHRNPVRPMADPWFAGVLLNAIALTRLPQATDYLVNLIEREDREAHIAIESLAKLSSNAELTARLIKVVGEVGSPRLSKTLREYLPETAL, encoded by the coding sequence ATGGCTCATCGCGTCTTTGACGAACAGATGGAAGCGCTCGAAGCGCTGAGCGGCCGCACTCTGGATCCTGACAACGTCCTCTTCATTAAGAAATCCCTTTCCGCCCGCAGCAACTTCCTTGTTGCCAAGGCCGCAAGGCTTGCCGAAGACAACTGCCTGGCCGTGCTTGTCCCCGAACTCATCGCGGCCTTCCAGCGTTTTTTTGTGAATCCGGAGAAGTCCGACCCGCAATGCTGGGCGAAGAATGCTCTCAGCCGAGCGCTTCCCAAACTCGAATGTCGGGATAAGAGTCTCTTCCTCCTCGGATTGCACCATCATCAGATGGAGCCGGTCTGGGGCGGCCGTTCCGATACGGCGGGAACCCTCCGCGCCAACTGCGCGCATGCTCTCGTCGCTTGCGAAGGCATTGCCAACGACGAGCTTCTGCTGCTCCTCATTGACCTGCTCGCCGATCCCGACAAGAGCGTCCGCTCCGAAGCGATCCGCGCCATCGCGCAGATCGGCGAGCTAGCCGTTCCTGTCCTGCGTCTTCGCGCTCTCATCCCCGGAGAGGACCCCGAAGTGCTCTCCGTGTGCTTTCGCGCATTGCTCGATCTCGAACGGACCGCTGGCATTCCCTTCGTGTCCCGTTTTCTCGAATCAGGCGACGATACCGCCGCTGAAGCGGCTTTCGCGCTCGCTGAGACGCACACTCAGGGGGCCCTTGATGCACTGCTCAACATCCACCGCAACCCCGTTAGGCCAATGGCTGACCCTTGGTTTGCCGGTGTGCTTCTCAACGCGATTGCCCTTACGCGGCTTCCCCAGGCGACCGACTACCTGGTTAACCTGATCGAGCGTGAAGATCGCGAGGCGCACATCGCCATCGAATCCCTTGCAAAGCTCTCATCAAATGCTGAACTTACTGCCCGCCTGATCAAGGTCGTGGGAGAAGTAGGAAGTCCACGCCTGTCCAAAACCTTGCGTGAGTACCTGCCCGAAACTGCCCTCTGA
- a CDS encoding family 16 glycosylhydrolase: MLALLLLSGTMMCACGGNSSGSGGSNPPPTTKPTAATPTITTANAKGGAVIVTLADTTNGATIHYTLDGSAPSSSSEIYQAPFLVSSSITVKAIATASSYTDSAVASQAFTPNIASGTLVWSDEFSNAGGTNAGPNASTWTYDVGTNCCGNNELETYCAWGSTAASCDSNNPNAYIGTDSFLHIVARNPSSTVYTSARLKSQGLFSFMYGRIEARMKLPESQGMWPAFWLLGNNIATISWPACGELDVMEHIDGNNPPLNGSAPGYDWIAGSVHGGTSSSKADGTQQYHAAGFTAAEWHTYGMIWSKGKIEYYVDDPANIYATFTPANFSGTWPFDVGPQFIILNLAVGGDWPGGPNATTVFPGDMTVDYVRIYTN, translated from the coding sequence ATGCTGGCTTTATTGCTGCTGTCCGGAACTATGATGTGCGCCTGTGGAGGAAACTCCAGCGGTTCGGGGGGAAGCAACCCGCCGCCCACAACCAAACCGACAGCCGCCACGCCGACCATCACTACGGCGAATGCAAAGGGCGGTGCAGTCATCGTGACCCTGGCTGATACGACCAACGGCGCGACCATTCACTACACACTCGACGGTTCTGCTCCCAGTTCTTCGTCGGAGATCTACCAGGCGCCCTTCCTCGTCTCTTCCAGCATCACCGTCAAAGCAATTGCCACAGCCTCTTCCTACACCGACAGCGCCGTTGCCTCGCAGGCGTTCACGCCGAATATTGCATCCGGGACGCTGGTCTGGAGCGACGAGTTTTCCAATGCAGGGGGCACCAACGCTGGTCCGAATGCTTCCACGTGGACCTATGATGTAGGCACCAACTGCTGCGGCAATAATGAACTCGAAACTTACTGCGCTTGGGGCTCGACCGCCGCCTCCTGCGATTCAAATAATCCCAATGCCTACATCGGAACCGACAGCTTCCTGCATATCGTCGCCCGGAACCCATCTTCTACGGTCTACACTTCGGCGCGCCTGAAGTCGCAAGGCCTCTTCAGTTTCATGTACGGCCGCATTGAGGCGAGGATGAAACTGCCTGAATCGCAGGGCATGTGGCCCGCATTCTGGCTCCTCGGCAACAATATCGCCACGATCAGCTGGCCGGCTTGCGGCGAACTCGACGTGATGGAACACATCGACGGCAATAACCCGCCCCTCAATGGAAGTGCGCCAGGATATGACTGGATTGCCGGCTCCGTCCATGGCGGCACGTCAAGCAGTAAAGCGGATGGGACGCAGCAGTATCATGCCGCGGGTTTCACAGCTGCTGAGTGGCATACCTATGGCATGATTTGGTCCAAGGGCAAAATCGAGTATTACGTTGATGATCCCGCGAACATCTACGCCACATTCACGCCGGCAAATTTTTCCGGTACCTGGCCGTTCGATGTGGGCCCTCAGTTCATCATCCTGAACCTTGCCGTCGGCGGCGATTGGCCCGGCGGCCCCAATGCGACGACAGTGTTTCCGGGCGACATGACCGTGGACTATGTCCGCATCTATACCAACTGA